Proteins from a genomic interval of Osmia bicornis bicornis chromosome 13, iOsmBic2.1, whole genome shotgun sequence:
- the LOC114873600 gene encoding microtubule-associated serine/threonine-protein kinase 3 isoform X2, translating to MDQNRNRPSRPRLRSHGNSARVLVFDQAESEESACSTEAEIQRRPIPPKVESKEAPVRPVSGELSNLVRMRNSAIGKSAPSLSVHVRDFNISRRAAKAAHRKSFIATTSPTLPRCHSPLSAFVPIVGSPLESPRMSSSPHFAFAPIKRIGGGATGTGDGRRWSVASLPSSGYGTTPGSSNVSSQYSSQERLHQLPNVPTKDELRMLSCHFSKPGTPCSSHPGFPGSSISSIPGSVSLSLDEEGRRSPLHRPRSRSLSSPSRSPVLDSEIVMMNTLYKERFPKATQQMEERLTNFINENKELDEYEVMSNMTQDSLPILRFVHHQVIEMARDCLQKSQEKLITTRYFYEMSENLEHLLMETKDKSLEAATRLTGLIKKLLLVISRPARLLECLEFDPEEFYHLLEQAEGQAKINAGIKTDIPQYIINKLSLNRDPISELQEDLNKLEDSASSSDSNLQVASSPNKDDEKSQRIPCESDYEVLKLISNGAYGAVYLVKEKTTRQRFAMKKINKNNLMLRNQVEQVFAERDIMSFTDNPFVVSMYCSFETKKHLCLVMEYVEGGDCANLLKNIGPLPPDMARFYFAETVLAVEYLHNYGIVHRDLKPDNLLITALGHIKLTDFGLSKMGLMSLATNLYEGYIDRDTRQFSDKQVFGTPEYIAPEVILRQGYGKPVDWWSMGIILYEFLIGCVPFFGDTPEELFAHTVNDDIEWPDEDDWPVQPEAKDIITALLQQSPRDRLGTGGSHEVKEHPYFYGVNWNSLLRQKAEFVPQLVNDEDTSYFDTRMDRYNHDIGDDTDDTDDSPLFGSFSSYSPQSRKISQTRPPQLNPELESDASKKQLFRTELERTVAQLSLGSNNTMTAPSKLVESTPSDKNRLSSSIKSSTCSETPPKADKSNASFASPATVTSGESQLTVIKNNQMEGTSISLSTPDSSQTESEDISPQIQRKRHVHSRDKLPRLDLIAANRDTTEESKHNSSTDSFESFSAMPIIPSAKHKSRSVIKSASTSGLSLVIPASDFSYDASLNTQPIESPGGSSTASSRDTSPCRELSPLVTSLKPPIIIRRGPCGFGFTVHTIRVYYGDSDFYTMHHLVMAVDQSSPAFEAGLRPGDLITHINGEPVQGLYHIQVLQLMLSGGDHVTLRSTPLENTSIKTGGRRRDLTQSKMARRTLHKQRKQKRDHSDKKRKTSLFKRISSKRASVEMQQPLTISCPLSAPILSSDSKPPLMMAAGMCSPSMVTPSRSFQSFTRSQETSPYFAACTKSVCSPSPPTNRVSSDSYHSTGNSSPCSSPNSSSPGSTTSAANLPTISNQSHYQRPSTLHGLKHKLHTAAKNIHSPNRRKSVGHIPLSPLARTPSPSPLPASPTRSPSPLAFPTGHQPGSSNTTQSYSPGVCLSTPNNQKKSYGRPKSAEPGSPLLRRALSPDRLHPRSAENKTSISPLVNTVVKVTPRVTIAQSSYSETSEDISDSFKDLNDIKVEKKVTADQKTDYSKISHGISINLGNVGMSNSCGGTQLPRIAEEKDSPTGSKGDDYSTKEVLSSDKTNNPFSGKSTELENTVECNDRREKTSMTDEQRSSPVCKLENAARTESFSNLQTRSLQNVFGKQPQSSEKNSQAFSQKVSSQNNEKGGSQISSQRVSSQNNEKNSQSSSQKVSLQNSEKCSQTVGKTPLQINEKGSQVALQKLSQGSEKSSSTEATSKQKQFQGSEKTATLHKANEQKVTGKNTEVNVEGRKTSKKHKVDSSDGPSNASSSSFEAGGFGKDKKNN from the exons ATGGATCAAAACAGAAATAGACCTAGTAGACCACGTCTGCGTTCCCATGGCAATTCTGCCAGAGTACTGGTATTTGATCAGGCAGAAAGCGAAGAATCTGCTTGTAGTACAGAAGCAGAGATTCAAAGACGACCGATACCACCTAAAGTAGAAAGCAAAGAAGCTCCAGTTAGGCCTG TTAGCGGAGAATTGTCAAATTTGGTTCGAATGAGGAACTCTGCAATTGGGAAGTCTGCACCATCTTTATCCGTTCATGTG CgtgattttaatatttctcgGCGTGCTGCTAAAGCGGCACATCGTAAGTCCTTTATTGCAACAACCTCTCCAACTTTACCACGTTGTCATTCACCATTATCAG CATTCGTCCCGATTGTAGGCAGTCCCCTAGAGAGTCCTAGGATGTCATCCAGTCCACATTTTGCTTTTGCTCCAATTAAAAG AATCGGTGGAGGTGCCACAGGAACCGGAGATGGCAGAAGATGGTCAGTTGCTAGTTTACCATCTAGTGGATATGGAACAACACCAGGTTCCAGCAATGTTTCG TCACAGTACTCGAGTCAGGAACGTTTGCATCAACTTCCAAATGTTCCAACCAAGGACGAATTGCGTATGCTTTCTTGTCATTTCTCTAAGCCTGGCACACCTTGTTCTTCGCATCCGGGATTTCCAGGTTCTAGTATTTCTAGTATCCCAGGCAGCGTGTCCCTCAGTCTTGATGAAGAGGGTCGTAGGTCACCATTACACAGACCGCGTTCGCGAAGTTTGAG TAGTCCGAGTCGGTCCCCCGTGTTGGACAGCGAAATTGTTATGATGAATACTCTTTACAAGGAACGATTTCCAAAG GCAACGCAGCAGATGGAAGAACGTCTGACtaattttatcaatgaaaataaGGAATTGGACGAGTACGAAGTGATGTCAAATATGACGCAAGATTCTTTGCCGATTTTACGGTTTGTGCATCATCAAGTAATCGAAATGGCAAGAGATTGCTTACAGAAATCTCAGgagaaattaattacaacTAGGTATTTCTATGAAATGAGTGAAAATTTAGAACATTTACTAATGGAG acCAAAGATAAGTCGCTTGAAGCAGCAACAAGATTAACGGgacttattaaaaaattactattAGTAATATCGCGACCAGCTCGACTGTTGGAATGTTTAGAATTCGATCCAGAAGAATTTTATCATTTGCTAGAACAAGCTGAAGGCCAAGCAAAAATTAATGCCGGAATAAAAACAGATATACCTcagtatattattaataagtTGTCTCTTAATAGGGATCCAATATCAG AACTGCAAGAAGATTTAAATAAACTAGAGGATTCGGCGAGTTCAAGCGATAGTAATTTACAAGTTGCGTCCAGTCCGAATAAGGACGATGAAAAGTCTCAACGCATTCCGTGTGAAAGCGATTACGAAGTATTGAAGCTGATTAGTAACGGCGCGTACGGCGCAGTGTATTTAGTTAAAGAGAAAACGACGCGGCAAAGGTTCGccatgaaaaaaataaataagaataatcTAATGCTACGAAATCAAGTAGAGCAAGTGTTTGCTGAAAGGGACATAATGAGCTTTACAGACAATCCATTTGTAGTTTCTATGTATTGTAGCTTCGAAACAAAA AAGCACTTATGTTTAGTAATGGAATACGTAGAGGGAGGAGATTGTGCgaatcttttaaaaaatatcggTCCACTGCCACCGGATATGGCAAGGTTTTATTTCGCAGAAACTGTTTTAGCTGTCGAGTATCTGCATAACTACGGTATTGTTCATCGTGACTTAAAACCTGACAA TTTACTTATTACTGCCCTTGGTCATATTAAACTCACAGACTTTGGTCTTAGTAAAATGGGTCTTATGTCTT TGGCGACAAATCTTTACGAGGGATATATCGACAGGGATACCCGACAATTTTCAGACAAACAGGTATTCGGCACGCCTGAGTATATCGCTCCTGAAGTTATACTCCGTCAAGGATACGGTAAACCTGTTGATTGGTGGTCTATGGGCATTATACTGTACGAATTTCTAATTGGATGCGTTCCATTTTTTGGTGATACTCCTGAGGAACTGTTTGCTCATACAGTTAATG ATGATATCGAGTGGCCAGATGAAGATGACTGGCCCGTTCAGCCAGAGGCTAAAGATATTATAACAGCGTTGTTGCAACAAAGCCCTAGAGATCGTTTAGGTACTGGTGGATCTCACGAAGTGAAAGAACACCCATATTTTTATGGAGTAAATTGGAATAGTTTGCTCAGACAAAAGGCTGAATTCGTGCCACAATTAGTAAATGACGAAGATACAAGTTACTTCGATA CTCGTATGGATAGATATAATCACGATATAGGTGACGATACCGACGACACCGATGATTCCCCTTTGTTCGGATCGTTCTCCTCGTATTCCCCTCAGTCACGAAAGATATCTCAAACCCGTCCACCGCAACTGAATCCTGAATTAGAGTCGGATGCCTCGAAGAAACAATTATTCCGTACCGAACTTGAGCGTACAGTCGCACAGTTGTCTCTTGGATCGAACAACACAATGACGGCTCCATCCAAACTCGTAGAATCGACTCCGTCGGATAAGAACCGGCTTTCATCGTCCATTAAGAGTAGTACGTGTAGCGAGACACCGCCAAAGGCAGACAAATCGAACGCATCGTTTGCTAGTCCTGCCACGGTGACGAGTGGCGAGTCACAATTAACGGTTATCAAGAACAATCAAATGGAAGGAACGTCGATCAGCTTGAGTACACCAGATTCATCGCAAACAGAGTCTGAGGATATTAGTCCACAGATTCAGAGAAAGCGGCATGTGCACTCCCGGGACAAGCTGCCCAG gtTGGATCTGATTGCTGCTAACAGAGATACAACTGAAGAGAGTAAACATAATTCTAGTACCGATTCGTTTGAATCGTTTAGTGCAATGCCAATTATACCCTCTGCTAAGCATAAGTCACGATCCGTAATTAAATCTGCATCCACTAGTGGATTGTCACTGGTGATACCTGCTAGTGATTTTTCAT ACGATGCGTCATTAAATACTCAGCCAATCGAATCTCCTGGGGGATCGTCTACTGCTTCTTCGAGAGATACATCCCCTTGTCGCGAATTGAGTCCTCTCGTAACTAGTTTGAAACCTCCTATTATCATTCGAAGAGGACCCTGTGGATTTGGTTTCACGGTACACACCATTAGGGTGTATTACGGGGACAGTGATTTTTATACAATGCATCATCTGGTTATG gCCGTTGATCAATCTAGTCCAGCATTTGAAGCTGGCTTGAGACCGGGAGATCTCATAACTCATATAAATGGCGAACCTGTACAGGGATTGTACCATATACAAGTTTTGCAATTAATGTTGAGCGGTGGCGATCACGTGACACTGCGTAGTACACCCTTAGAGAATACTAGCATAAAGACGggtggaagaagaagagatcTGACCCAGAGTAAAATGGCACGCAGAACGCTGCACAAGCAGCGTAAACAGAAGCGTGATCATTCtgataagaaacgaaaaacgTCCCTTTTTAAACGAATTAGTTCGAAACGAGCTAGTGTAGAGATGCAACAG CCATTAACTATCAGTTGTCCATTGTCAGCACCCATTCTATCCAGCGACAGCAAACCTCCACTTATG ATGGCCGCAGGAATGTGTTCTCCGTCAATGGTGACTCCTAGCCGATCGTTCCAGTCGTTTACACGTTCTCAGGAGACATCGCCATATTTTGCAGCCTGCACGAAATCTGTTTGCAGTCCGTCACCGCCAACGAACCGTGTCAGCTCAGATTCGTATCATTCTACTGGGAATTCGAGCCCTTGTTCGAGTCCGAACTCTTCGTCTCCGGGTTCTACCACGTCTGCTGCCAACTTACCAACCATTTCCAATCAATCTCATTATCAGAGACCAAGTACTCTACACGGTTTGAAGCATAAGTTACATACAGCGGCAAAGAATATTCATTCGCCAAATCGTAGAAAATCCGTGGGACATATACCGTTGTCTCCGTTAGCGAGAACCCCGAGCCCATCGCCGCTTCCTGCCAGCCCTACCAGGAGTCCAAGTCCATTAGCGTTTCCTACGGGACATCAGCCTGGTAGCTCTAACACAACACAGTCTTATAGTCCAG GTGTCTGCTTATCAACGCCAAACAACCAGAAGAAAAGCTATGGGCGGCCAAAGTCTGCAGAGCCAGGTTCTCCGCTCCTCAGAAGAGCTCTTAGTCCAGACAGACTTCATCCTCGCTCCGCTGAAAACAAAACATCGATATCACCATTGGTTAATACAGTAGTGAAGGTGACTCCTCGGGTAACTATAGCACAATCTTCCTACTCGGAAACCTCCGAGGACATCAGTGATAGCTTCAAGGATTTGAATGATATCAAAGTAGAGAAGAAAGTGACGGCGGATCAGAAAACCGATTACTCCAAGATATCTCATGGTATATCTATCAACTTGGGTAACGTGGGTATGTCCAATTCCTGTGGCGGTACACAATTGCCGAGAATAGCGGAGGAAAAAGATTCACCGACTGGTTCCAAGGGTGATGATTACTCAACGAAGGAAGTTCTGTCTTCCGACAAAACAAACAATCCTTTCTCCGGTAAATCAACGGAACTAGAAAACACCGTGGAATGTAACGATCGTCGTGAGAAGACGTCGATGACGGATGAGCAACGATCGTCGCCAGTTTGTAAACTGGAAAATGCTGCTCGAACCGAGAGCTTTTCTAATCTACAAACGCGTAGTCTACAGAATGTGTTTGGAAAGCAGCCTCAGTCTTCCGAGAAAAATTCACAAGCTTTCTCTCAGAAAGTATCATCTCAAAACAACGAGAAAGGGGGCTCACAGATTTCTTCTCAAAGAGTATCATCTCAGAACAACGAGAAGAATTCGCAATCTTCGAGTCAGAAAGTGTCGTTGCAAAACAGCGAGAAATGTTCGCAAACGGTGGGAAAAACTCCGTTGCAGATCAATGAAAAAGGTTCGCAAGTTGCATTGCAAAAGCTGTCTCAAGGAAGCGAAAAAAGTTCATCAACTGAAGCAACTAGCAAACAGAAGCAGTTTCAAGGTAGTGAGAAAACAGCCACGTTGCATAAAGCGAACGAGCAGAAAGTAACTGGTAAAAATACAGAGGTTAATGTAGAAGGTAGAAAAACGTCGAAGAAACACAAAGTTGATAGCTCAGATGGCCCCAGTAACGCTTCCTCGAGCAGTTTCGAGGCTGGTGGATTTGGGAAGgacaagaaaaataattag
- the LOC114873600 gene encoding microtubule-associated serine/threonine-protein kinase 3 isoform X1, protein MDQNRNRPSRPRLRSHGNSARVLVFDQAESEESACSTEAEIQRRPIPPKVESKEAPVRPVSGELSNLVRMRNSAIGKSAPSLSVHVRDFNISRRAAKAAHRKSFIATTSPTLPRCHSPLSAFVPIVGSPLESPRMSSSPHFAFAPIKRIGGGATGTGDGRRWSVASLPSSGYGTTPGSSNVSSQYSSQERLHQLPNVPTKDELRMLSCHFSKPGTPCSSHPGFPGSSISSIPGSVSLSLDEEGRRSPLHRPRSRSLSSPSRSPVLDSEIVMMNTLYKERFPKATQQMEERLTNFINENKELDEYEVMSNMTQDSLPILRFVHHQVIEMARDCLQKSQEKLITTRYFYEMSENLEHLLMETKDKSLEAATRLTGLIKKLLLVISRPARLLECLEFDPEEFYHLLEQAEGQAKINAGIKTDIPQYIINKLSLNRDPISELQEDLNKLEDSASSSDSNLQVASSPNKDDEKSQRIPCESDYEVLKLISNGAYGAVYLVKEKTTRQRFAMKKINKNNLMLRNQVEQVFAERDIMSFTDNPFVVSMYCSFETKKHLCLVMEYVEGGDCANLLKNIGPLPPDMARFYFAETVLAVEYLHNYGIVHRDLKPDNLLITALGHIKLTDFGLSKMGLMSLATNLYEGYIDRDTRQFSDKQVFGTPEYIAPEVILRQGYGKPVDWWSMGIILYEFLIGCVPFFGDTPEELFAHTVNDDIEWPDEDDWPVQPEAKDIITALLQQSPRDRLGTGGSHEVKEHPYFYGVNWNSLLRQKAEFVPQLVNDEDTSYFDTRMDRYNHDIGDDTDDTDDSPLFGSFSSYSPQSRKISQTRPPQLNPELESDASKKQLFRTELERTVAQLSLGSNNTMTAPSKLVESTPSDKNRLSSSIKSSTCSETPPKADKSNASFASPATVTSGESQLTVIKNNQMEGTSISLSTPDSSQTESEDISPQIQRKRHVHSRDKLPRFSICVDDEHMLDLIAANRDTTEESKHNSSTDSFESFSAMPIIPSAKHKSRSVIKSASTSGLSLVIPASDFSYDASLNTQPIESPGGSSTASSRDTSPCRELSPLVTSLKPPIIIRRGPCGFGFTVHTIRVYYGDSDFYTMHHLVMAVDQSSPAFEAGLRPGDLITHINGEPVQGLYHIQVLQLMLSGGDHVTLRSTPLENTSIKTGGRRRDLTQSKMARRTLHKQRKQKRDHSDKKRKTSLFKRISSKRASVEMQQPLTISCPLSAPILSSDSKPPLMMAAGMCSPSMVTPSRSFQSFTRSQETSPYFAACTKSVCSPSPPTNRVSSDSYHSTGNSSPCSSPNSSSPGSTTSAANLPTISNQSHYQRPSTLHGLKHKLHTAAKNIHSPNRRKSVGHIPLSPLARTPSPSPLPASPTRSPSPLAFPTGHQPGSSNTTQSYSPGVCLSTPNNQKKSYGRPKSAEPGSPLLRRALSPDRLHPRSAENKTSISPLVNTVVKVTPRVTIAQSSYSETSEDISDSFKDLNDIKVEKKVTADQKTDYSKISHGISINLGNVGMSNSCGGTQLPRIAEEKDSPTGSKGDDYSTKEVLSSDKTNNPFSGKSTELENTVECNDRREKTSMTDEQRSSPVCKLENAARTESFSNLQTRSLQNVFGKQPQSSEKNSQAFSQKVSSQNNEKGGSQISSQRVSSQNNEKNSQSSSQKVSLQNSEKCSQTVGKTPLQINEKGSQVALQKLSQGSEKSSSTEATSKQKQFQGSEKTATLHKANEQKVTGKNTEVNVEGRKTSKKHKVDSSDGPSNASSSSFEAGGFGKDKKNN, encoded by the exons ATGGATCAAAACAGAAATAGACCTAGTAGACCACGTCTGCGTTCCCATGGCAATTCTGCCAGAGTACTGGTATTTGATCAGGCAGAAAGCGAAGAATCTGCTTGTAGTACAGAAGCAGAGATTCAAAGACGACCGATACCACCTAAAGTAGAAAGCAAAGAAGCTCCAGTTAGGCCTG TTAGCGGAGAATTGTCAAATTTGGTTCGAATGAGGAACTCTGCAATTGGGAAGTCTGCACCATCTTTATCCGTTCATGTG CgtgattttaatatttctcgGCGTGCTGCTAAAGCGGCACATCGTAAGTCCTTTATTGCAACAACCTCTCCAACTTTACCACGTTGTCATTCACCATTATCAG CATTCGTCCCGATTGTAGGCAGTCCCCTAGAGAGTCCTAGGATGTCATCCAGTCCACATTTTGCTTTTGCTCCAATTAAAAG AATCGGTGGAGGTGCCACAGGAACCGGAGATGGCAGAAGATGGTCAGTTGCTAGTTTACCATCTAGTGGATATGGAACAACACCAGGTTCCAGCAATGTTTCG TCACAGTACTCGAGTCAGGAACGTTTGCATCAACTTCCAAATGTTCCAACCAAGGACGAATTGCGTATGCTTTCTTGTCATTTCTCTAAGCCTGGCACACCTTGTTCTTCGCATCCGGGATTTCCAGGTTCTAGTATTTCTAGTATCCCAGGCAGCGTGTCCCTCAGTCTTGATGAAGAGGGTCGTAGGTCACCATTACACAGACCGCGTTCGCGAAGTTTGAG TAGTCCGAGTCGGTCCCCCGTGTTGGACAGCGAAATTGTTATGATGAATACTCTTTACAAGGAACGATTTCCAAAG GCAACGCAGCAGATGGAAGAACGTCTGACtaattttatcaatgaaaataaGGAATTGGACGAGTACGAAGTGATGTCAAATATGACGCAAGATTCTTTGCCGATTTTACGGTTTGTGCATCATCAAGTAATCGAAATGGCAAGAGATTGCTTACAGAAATCTCAGgagaaattaattacaacTAGGTATTTCTATGAAATGAGTGAAAATTTAGAACATTTACTAATGGAG acCAAAGATAAGTCGCTTGAAGCAGCAACAAGATTAACGGgacttattaaaaaattactattAGTAATATCGCGACCAGCTCGACTGTTGGAATGTTTAGAATTCGATCCAGAAGAATTTTATCATTTGCTAGAACAAGCTGAAGGCCAAGCAAAAATTAATGCCGGAATAAAAACAGATATACCTcagtatattattaataagtTGTCTCTTAATAGGGATCCAATATCAG AACTGCAAGAAGATTTAAATAAACTAGAGGATTCGGCGAGTTCAAGCGATAGTAATTTACAAGTTGCGTCCAGTCCGAATAAGGACGATGAAAAGTCTCAACGCATTCCGTGTGAAAGCGATTACGAAGTATTGAAGCTGATTAGTAACGGCGCGTACGGCGCAGTGTATTTAGTTAAAGAGAAAACGACGCGGCAAAGGTTCGccatgaaaaaaataaataagaataatcTAATGCTACGAAATCAAGTAGAGCAAGTGTTTGCTGAAAGGGACATAATGAGCTTTACAGACAATCCATTTGTAGTTTCTATGTATTGTAGCTTCGAAACAAAA AAGCACTTATGTTTAGTAATGGAATACGTAGAGGGAGGAGATTGTGCgaatcttttaaaaaatatcggTCCACTGCCACCGGATATGGCAAGGTTTTATTTCGCAGAAACTGTTTTAGCTGTCGAGTATCTGCATAACTACGGTATTGTTCATCGTGACTTAAAACCTGACAA TTTACTTATTACTGCCCTTGGTCATATTAAACTCACAGACTTTGGTCTTAGTAAAATGGGTCTTATGTCTT TGGCGACAAATCTTTACGAGGGATATATCGACAGGGATACCCGACAATTTTCAGACAAACAGGTATTCGGCACGCCTGAGTATATCGCTCCTGAAGTTATACTCCGTCAAGGATACGGTAAACCTGTTGATTGGTGGTCTATGGGCATTATACTGTACGAATTTCTAATTGGATGCGTTCCATTTTTTGGTGATACTCCTGAGGAACTGTTTGCTCATACAGTTAATG ATGATATCGAGTGGCCAGATGAAGATGACTGGCCCGTTCAGCCAGAGGCTAAAGATATTATAACAGCGTTGTTGCAACAAAGCCCTAGAGATCGTTTAGGTACTGGTGGATCTCACGAAGTGAAAGAACACCCATATTTTTATGGAGTAAATTGGAATAGTTTGCTCAGACAAAAGGCTGAATTCGTGCCACAATTAGTAAATGACGAAGATACAAGTTACTTCGATA CTCGTATGGATAGATATAATCACGATATAGGTGACGATACCGACGACACCGATGATTCCCCTTTGTTCGGATCGTTCTCCTCGTATTCCCCTCAGTCACGAAAGATATCTCAAACCCGTCCACCGCAACTGAATCCTGAATTAGAGTCGGATGCCTCGAAGAAACAATTATTCCGTACCGAACTTGAGCGTACAGTCGCACAGTTGTCTCTTGGATCGAACAACACAATGACGGCTCCATCCAAACTCGTAGAATCGACTCCGTCGGATAAGAACCGGCTTTCATCGTCCATTAAGAGTAGTACGTGTAGCGAGACACCGCCAAAGGCAGACAAATCGAACGCATCGTTTGCTAGTCCTGCCACGGTGACGAGTGGCGAGTCACAATTAACGGTTATCAAGAACAATCAAATGGAAGGAACGTCGATCAGCTTGAGTACACCAGATTCATCGCAAACAGAGTCTGAGGATATTAGTCCACAGATTCAGAGAAAGCGGCATGTGCACTCCCGGGACAAGCTGCCCAGGTTCAGTATATGCGTTGATGATGAACACAT gtTGGATCTGATTGCTGCTAACAGAGATACAACTGAAGAGAGTAAACATAATTCTAGTACCGATTCGTTTGAATCGTTTAGTGCAATGCCAATTATACCCTCTGCTAAGCATAAGTCACGATCCGTAATTAAATCTGCATCCACTAGTGGATTGTCACTGGTGATACCTGCTAGTGATTTTTCAT ACGATGCGTCATTAAATACTCAGCCAATCGAATCTCCTGGGGGATCGTCTACTGCTTCTTCGAGAGATACATCCCCTTGTCGCGAATTGAGTCCTCTCGTAACTAGTTTGAAACCTCCTATTATCATTCGAAGAGGACCCTGTGGATTTGGTTTCACGGTACACACCATTAGGGTGTATTACGGGGACAGTGATTTTTATACAATGCATCATCTGGTTATG gCCGTTGATCAATCTAGTCCAGCATTTGAAGCTGGCTTGAGACCGGGAGATCTCATAACTCATATAAATGGCGAACCTGTACAGGGATTGTACCATATACAAGTTTTGCAATTAATGTTGAGCGGTGGCGATCACGTGACACTGCGTAGTACACCCTTAGAGAATACTAGCATAAAGACGggtggaagaagaagagatcTGACCCAGAGTAAAATGGCACGCAGAACGCTGCACAAGCAGCGTAAACAGAAGCGTGATCATTCtgataagaaacgaaaaacgTCCCTTTTTAAACGAATTAGTTCGAAACGAGCTAGTGTAGAGATGCAACAG CCATTAACTATCAGTTGTCCATTGTCAGCACCCATTCTATCCAGCGACAGCAAACCTCCACTTATG ATGGCCGCAGGAATGTGTTCTCCGTCAATGGTGACTCCTAGCCGATCGTTCCAGTCGTTTACACGTTCTCAGGAGACATCGCCATATTTTGCAGCCTGCACGAAATCTGTTTGCAGTCCGTCACCGCCAACGAACCGTGTCAGCTCAGATTCGTATCATTCTACTGGGAATTCGAGCCCTTGTTCGAGTCCGAACTCTTCGTCTCCGGGTTCTACCACGTCTGCTGCCAACTTACCAACCATTTCCAATCAATCTCATTATCAGAGACCAAGTACTCTACACGGTTTGAAGCATAAGTTACATACAGCGGCAAAGAATATTCATTCGCCAAATCGTAGAAAATCCGTGGGACATATACCGTTGTCTCCGTTAGCGAGAACCCCGAGCCCATCGCCGCTTCCTGCCAGCCCTACCAGGAGTCCAAGTCCATTAGCGTTTCCTACGGGACATCAGCCTGGTAGCTCTAACACAACACAGTCTTATAGTCCAG GTGTCTGCTTATCAACGCCAAACAACCAGAAGAAAAGCTATGGGCGGCCAAAGTCTGCAGAGCCAGGTTCTCCGCTCCTCAGAAGAGCTCTTAGTCCAGACAGACTTCATCCTCGCTCCGCTGAAAACAAAACATCGATATCACCATTGGTTAATACAGTAGTGAAGGTGACTCCTCGGGTAACTATAGCACAATCTTCCTACTCGGAAACCTCCGAGGACATCAGTGATAGCTTCAAGGATTTGAATGATATCAAAGTAGAGAAGAAAGTGACGGCGGATCAGAAAACCGATTACTCCAAGATATCTCATGGTATATCTATCAACTTGGGTAACGTGGGTATGTCCAATTCCTGTGGCGGTACACAATTGCCGAGAATAGCGGAGGAAAAAGATTCACCGACTGGTTCCAAGGGTGATGATTACTCAACGAAGGAAGTTCTGTCTTCCGACAAAACAAACAATCCTTTCTCCGGTAAATCAACGGAACTAGAAAACACCGTGGAATGTAACGATCGTCGTGAGAAGACGTCGATGACGGATGAGCAACGATCGTCGCCAGTTTGTAAACTGGAAAATGCTGCTCGAACCGAGAGCTTTTCTAATCTACAAACGCGTAGTCTACAGAATGTGTTTGGAAAGCAGCCTCAGTCTTCCGAGAAAAATTCACAAGCTTTCTCTCAGAAAGTATCATCTCAAAACAACGAGAAAGGGGGCTCACAGATTTCTTCTCAAAGAGTATCATCTCAGAACAACGAGAAGAATTCGCAATCTTCGAGTCAGAAAGTGTCGTTGCAAAACAGCGAGAAATGTTCGCAAACGGTGGGAAAAACTCCGTTGCAGATCAATGAAAAAGGTTCGCAAGTTGCATTGCAAAAGCTGTCTCAAGGAAGCGAAAAAAGTTCATCAACTGAAGCAACTAGCAAACAGAAGCAGTTTCAAGGTAGTGAGAAAACAGCCACGTTGCATAAAGCGAACGAGCAGAAAGTAACTGGTAAAAATACAGAGGTTAATGTAGAAGGTAGAAAAACGTCGAAGAAACACAAAGTTGATAGCTCAGATGGCCCCAGTAACGCTTCCTCGAGCAGTTTCGAGGCTGGTGGATTTGGGAAGgacaagaaaaataattag